Proteins from a single region of Mucilaginibacter daejeonensis:
- a CDS encoding RNA polymerase sigma-70 factor translates to MIINEQSFTQVYEQFWHELYVAGKRYTDNEEVAKGLVQDIFIGIWENRDRLVIHTSIQHYLHRALKLKAIEYYRKQAVIKKHISYQEQQQHTQYNNTERSLFFKEVIGALNNAVDVLPDRCREVYLMRREIGLDNRSIAAQLVISEKAVEANMTRALSAIRNKLKIFRS, encoded by the coding sequence ATGATCATTAATGAACAAAGCTTCACGCAAGTTTATGAGCAGTTCTGGCATGAGTTGTACGTGGCAGGCAAACGCTATACTGATAATGAAGAGGTGGCTAAAGGCCTTGTACAGGACATTTTTATCGGTATATGGGAAAACCGCGACCGGCTGGTCATTCATACTTCCATACAGCATTATCTTCATCGGGCACTTAAACTAAAAGCGATCGAATATTATCGCAAACAAGCGGTCATAAAAAAACATATATCCTATCAAGAACAGCAACAACACACCCAGTACAACAACACCGAACGATCCTTATTTTTTAAGGAGGTCATTGGTGCACTGAATAATGCTGTTGATGTGTTGCCCGACCGATGCCGTGAGGTTTACCTGATGAGACGTGAAATAGGGTTAGACAACCGGTCGATCGCTGCACAGCTGGTGATCAGCGAGAAAGCGGTGGAAGCGAACATGACGCGGGCACTATCTGCTATCCGGAACAAGCTCAAAATATTCCGTTCCTAA
- a CDS encoding Lrp/AsnC family transcriptional regulator — translation MEELDETDLRLLRILGNNSKQTVKDLAVQVNLSPTPVLQRVRRLENNGYIKKYIALLDHEKFSQGFIVFCNIKLKQHDRNIGHNLVKDIMNIDEIVECYNVSGEYDFILKVFAKSMKHYQDFVFNKLGSVKSIGSTHSTFVMAEIKNLYNISI, via the coding sequence ATGGAAGAGCTTGATGAAACGGATCTGCGGTTGCTGAGGATACTTGGGAACAACTCCAAACAAACCGTTAAGGACCTGGCTGTGCAGGTGAACCTATCCCCCACCCCGGTTCTTCAGCGGGTGAGACGATTGGAGAACAATGGCTATATCAAGAAGTACATAGCGCTGCTGGATCACGAAAAGTTCAGCCAGGGGTTCATCGTCTTTTGTAATATCAAGCTGAAGCAACATGACCGGAACATAGGCCACAATCTTGTGAAAGACATCATGAATATCGACGAGATCGTAGAATGCTATAACGTGTCAGGTGAGTACGACTTTATTCTGAAAGTTTTTGCCAAAAGCATGAAGCATTACCAGGACTTCGTTTTCAATAAACTGGGATCGGTAAAAAGCATAGGGAGCACGCACAGCACCTTCGTAATGGCAGAGATCAAGAATCTATATAACATCAGCATCTGA